The Brevinematales bacterium region TTTGAGCATCATCGTGTACAATGCCGCGGGGATGCCGTGCCCGGTGATGTCCGCGATAAAGAAGAGGTAACGCCCGCCGCCTACCGCGATCACATCGTAGGTATCCCCGCTGATCTCGTCCTTCGGATAGTAACGGGTATTGACCGACAGCGCGCCTTCGCGGAGGCTTCGCAGGGAAATGAAGTTCTTCTGTATCTGGCGGGCGATCGACAGTTCATAACGGATGGTCTCGTTATACTCGGTGATATGCTCGAGGTGGCGTTTCGCCTGGAGATGCGCGTTAACCCGGCTGAGCACCTCGTTATGATTGAACGGCTTCACGATATAGTCGATGCCGCCGTGGTCGAACGCTTTCACTTTGTCTTCCTCGCTGTCGAGGGCGGTAATAAAGATAATGGGGATATTGCGGGTCTTGGCGTCCTTTTTTAATATCTCCGCGAGCTGGTATCCGTCCATTTCGGGCATCATAATATCGAGCAGGATAATGTCGGGCATCTGCTCGCCGATATGCTCCAGCACCGCATTCCCGTTAGCGGCGGTAATAATCTGGTGATTTGTATGCTTGGTGATAATAGACGCGAGGAGCTTACGGTTTTCGGAGTGGTCGTCGACTATCAGTATGATCGATGGCCTTTCGTCCATTGTTTACTCCTTGTTGAATTTATCGAGCTGTGAGAGGCGCTTGAAGACGTCGTTAAACTTGGTACGGTTCTTCAGGAACGCGTCTACGACCTTTGGGTCGAAGTGCGTACCGGAGGATTCCTCGATAATCCGAACCGTCTCTTCTTCCGGTATGGCGGACTTATACGGGCGTTCGGTACGCAGCGCGTCGTAAACATCCGCGAGCGCCATAATTCTAGCCTCGATGGGA contains the following coding sequences:
- a CDS encoding SpoIIE family protein phosphatase encodes the protein MDERPSIILIVDDHSENRKLLASIITKHTNHQIITAANGNAVLEHIGEQMPDIILLDIMMPEMDGYQLAEILKKDAKTRNIPIIFITALDSEEDKVKAFDHGGIDYIVKPFNHNEVLSRVNAHLQAKRHLEHITEYNETIRYELSIARQIQKNFISLRSLREGALSVNTRYYPKDEISGDTYDVIAVGGGRYLFFIADITGHGIPAALYTMMLKSSLEKQIRDPSVPLSPAGLLGELNKELCETLIPGFFITAFLMLVDLNEMTCVYANAAHPSPLFYRSASSEPVQLPLRTSILGVKKSLVFEEEKLPLTMHDKILFYTDGLTEAPGESGRVLGESQLNEVFLRNKGLSGDELLDKVLSEMKEASRDKEWNDDVTLMVMELIPPSTE